In Oxalobacteraceae bacterium OTU3CINTB1, the sequence GCCGCCGCGCTGGGCGCGCAGCCGATGCAGGTGGCGCTGGCCTGGCTGTTGCAGCGCTCGCCCAACATCCTCGTCATTCCCGGCACCTCGTCGGTGGCGCACCTGCGGGACAACGTCGCCGCCGGCGCCTTGCGCCTTGACGCCGCCACCCTGGCGACCCTGGACGCCATGTGACGCCGGCTGTGGGAAATCCGACACAAAAATTACTTTCTGGAAAGTAATTCTGTTATGATCCCACGACGAGGCCCAACCCCCGCCGCGTTTTTACCCGTTAAAAATAGCCCAAGGGAAGTATGTCGCAGTCCACCATCAACGTGTCCGACCCCATCGCGCCGGCGCCCGCCGGCGCCGATGGCGGGGCGGGCGCGTCGAAACTGGTGCAGCTTGAAGGGAAAAAGCGGCCGATCCGGCGCGCCGCCTCGCTGTTCCTGGTTGCCATCCTGTGCGCCATCTGCGGCTTGCAGTTCGCCTACCGCAGCAACGCCCGCCAGACCCAGCTCGACGAGAGCGCCCGCGCCACCGTCAACATCGCCCGCGCGACCGCCGAGCACGCCGAGCGCACGATCGACATCGTCGGCTCGGTGCTGTTCGGCGTCGTCGAGCGCGTCGAGCGCGACGGCACCGGCCCGTCCAACTTCGCGCGCCTGCAGGCGCTGCTCCAGGCCCGCGTGGCGCAGACCAGCGGCCTGCAGGGCATCTTCGTCTACGATGAACACGGGCGCTGGGTGATCACCTCGCTCGACAAAGTCGATCCCGGCGCCAACAACGCCGACCGCCCGTATTTCCAGTACCACCGCACGCATGCCGGGCGCGGCGTCCACATCGGCACGCCGGTGCGCAGCCGCTCGTCCGGCCAATGGATACTGCCGGTGTCGCAGCGCGTCGACCACGCCGACGGCTCGTTCGCCGGCGTCGTGCTGGCCACCGTCCGCACCGACTACTTCCAGCAGTACTACAACGGCTTCGACATCGGCAAGGCCGGCGGCATCTTTATCGCGCTCGACGACGGCACCTTGATCGCGCGCCGGCCGATGCTCAACAACGTCATCGGCAGCAGCCTCAAAGGCGGCGCCGTGTTCACGCTGATCGACCAGGGCCAGGACAGCGGCACGGCGATGCGGGTGGCGCTGGTCGACAATGTCGAGCGCCTGTACAGCTACCGGCGCGTGCACGGTTATCCGCTGGTGATCGCCGCGTCGCTGTCCAAGGACGAAATCTTCGCGCAGTGGTGGACCGACACCTGGCGCCAATGCGGCGCGCTGGCGCTGCTGCTGGCCACGCTGGGCTGGCTGGGCACGCGCCTGATCCGCCAGATCAGCCTGCGCGACCATCTGGAAATCGAATTGCGCCACTCGCAAGCCGCCTTGCAGCACAGCGTCGCGCAGCTCGAGCTGCTGGCGACAACCGACCCGCTGACCGGCCTGAAGAACCGGCGCCACCTCAACGAGCGGCTCGAGAGCGAACTGGCGCGGGCGGCGCGCGACGGCCTGCCGGTGGCGCTGGTGATGCTCGACATCGACTTTTTCAAGCGCTACAACGATACCTACGGCCACCTGGCCGGCGACGCGTGCCTCAAGCTGGTCAGCGACGTCGTCGCGCGCGCCGCGCAGCGCACCGCCGACATCGCCGCGCGCTTCGGCGGCGAGGAGTTCGTGGTATTCCTGCCCAACACCGAACTGGCAGGCGCGCACGCCGTTGCCGAGGGCATTTGCGCGGCCGTGCGGGCGCTCGGACAGCCCCACCGCACCAGCGATTTCGGCGTCGTCACCATCAGCGCCGGGGTCGCCGCCTGCGTGCCGGTGCGCGGCGCCGGCTGCAGCCCGCTGATCGGCGTGGCCGACCGGGCGCTGTACGACGCCAAACACCGGGGCCGCAATCGCGTGTCCCCGCCGCTGAGAAGCGGCCACCATCCGCTGCCGCAGCCGGCCTGCGCCGACGCCTGAGCAAGCCCTCACAGATTCCCGCCACCCCGGCCGGCGCCCGCCGCGCGTCGTCCATCGACGGCATTTCCGTCGCATAGACGGTTTTCATCTTTGCGAAGTTGATTTTATTCGTTTTGTTTGACTTCGCCAAAACGTATATTTCATTCCGCAAGCCGTCTATCGCCATCAACGGCCGGCGGCTCGCCACCATTCCAAGCCATCATAAGGTCTCTCTATGTCAGTTGACGTCCTCTCGCCGGCGCTGCCTCCAGTGCTGGCATCGATCAAGGCCGATGCGGCCGCGTCCCAATTGCCGTATGCCGGCGGCGTCGCCCCGGCCGCCGCCTGGGAACTGTTTTCCACCAAGGACGTGCTGCTGGTCGACGTGCGCACCGGCGAGGAGCGCAAATTCGTCGGCCACGTGCCGGACAGCTTGCATGTGCCGTGGGCAACCGGCACCGCGCTGACGCGCAACCCGCGCTTCGCGCGCGAACTGGAAAGCAAAATCGGCGGCAAGGACAGCGTGGTCCTGCTGCTGTGCCGCAGCGGCAAACGTTCAGCGCTGGCGGCCGAGGCGGCCACGAAAGCCGGCCTTACCAACGTCTTCAACGTGCTAGAAGGCTTCGAGGGCGAGATCGACGCGCGCCAGCAGCGCGGCAAGGCCGACGGCTGGCGCTTCCACGGCTTGCCGTGGGTGCAGGACTAAACCGCGGCGTTCAACCAGCACTCAACCATATCCCGACGAGGACAGCGTGGCTACTTTCGACATCACCACCATCGTGCAATCGCTGCATGAGGCGCGCCACCGCTGGCGCCAGGAGCAAAGCCGCGGCAGCGAGCCGGGCGGGCGTGAATTCCCGTCGCGGAACGCGCTGGCGGCCATCATCGACAGCCTCAAGGGCGTGCTGTTCCCGATGCGCCTCGGCCCGCCGGACCTGCGCCAGGAAAGCGAGGACTTCCACGTCGCCCACGCGCTCGATGGGGTGCTGCACGCGCTGCTCAAGCAGGTGCGGCGCGAGTTGAAATACAACGCCGGCCTGCGTGGCGAACCGTTGCGCGTGGTCGATTCCAGCGTCGAGCACGACATCGACCAGGAGGCGCTGGGCGCCGTGCGCCGCTTCGCCGCCGCGCTGCCGGTGATCCGCTCGCTGCTCGACAGCGACGTCATGGCCGCCTACCAGGGCGACCCGGCCGCGCGCAGCGTCGACGAGGTGCTGCTGTGCTACCCGGGCGTGCTGGCGATGATCCACTACCGCATCGCCCACCAGCTTTATACGCTAGGCCTGACCTTGCTCGCCCGCATCGTCTCCGAGCTGGCGCACGGCGCCACCGGCATCGACATCCACCCCGGCGCGCGCATCGGCGCCGGCTTCTTCATCGACCACGGCACGGGCGTAGTGATCGGCGAGACGGCCGTCATCGGCGCCCGCGTGCGGCTGTACCAGGCCGTCACGCTCGGCGCCAAGCGCTTCCCGACCGACGCCGACGGCAACCTGCAAAAGGGCTTGCCGCGCCATCCGGTGGTCGAGGACGACGTCGTCATCTATGCCGGCGCCACGGTGCTCGGACTGATCACGATCGGCAAGGGCGCCATCATCGGCGGCAACGTCTGGCTGACGCACGACGTGCCGCCGGGCGGGCGCATCGCCCAGGCCGAGTCGCGGGTTGGCGCCTTCGCCAACGGCATCGCGGCGGCCTGAGCGGCGCGGCGGCCCCATGAACACCCTTGTGCGCAGCTTCGGCATCGGCGTGCGGCAACTGCGCGAGGCGCAGGGATGGTCGCAGGAACAACTGGCCGAAAACTCCAACCTGAACCGCTCGTATGTGGGCGAGATCGAGCGGGCCGGGTGATCGCCTCGCTGTTGACGGTGGAGAAGCTGGCGCTGGCGCTCAAGCTGACGCCGTCGGCCTTGCTGACGCGCGGCGAAATGGTCGGCGACGCCACCACCCCCGCGTCCATCCCCCCCGGGTCAGTGCCGACATTCGGACACAAGCTCGGCAGGCGAACGGATTAGTCCGTGTCTGAATGTCGGCACTGACCCCCGGGGTGGGGGGGCGATTGGTGGCGATAGCATGTTGAGCTGACTCATCAGTAACGCCATACTGGCCCGGTTATTTTCTGCATAACCTTATGTGTTTTTTCACCTTACTGAAATGGAGTCACGATGTCGGCAACTGTAGGCGGTACCACGGCGCTGGGCGATAACGCAGCACGGCAATTAGCGAACGCGACCAAGACCGTTCCCCAGCTCGAGACCATCAGCCCGCGCTGGCTGACGCACCTGCTGCAATGGGTGCCGGTGGAGGCGGGCATCTACCGGCTCAACAAGGTCAAGAATCCGGAAGCGATCAAGGTCACCTGCACCGCCCGCGAGCAAGAGAACCAGCTGCCGCGCACCTATGTCGACTACGAAGAAAATCCGCGCGAGTACTTCCTCAACGCCGTCTCGACCGTGCTTGACGTGCACACCCGCGTTTCCGATCTCTACAGCAGCCCGCACGACCAGATCAAGGAGCAACTGCGCCTGACGATCGAGACCATCAAGGAAAACCAGGAAAGCGAGCTGATCAACAATCCCGACTACGGCCTGCTGGCCCAGGTGACCGACGAGCAGCGCATCTTCCCGCTGACGGGCGCGCCGACGCCGGACGACCTCGACGAGCTGCTGACCAAGGTGTGGAAGGAGCCTGCCTTCTTCCTGACCCATCCGCTGGCGATCGCCGCCTTCGGCCGCGAGGCGACCCGCCGCGGCACGCCGCCGCCGACCATCAGCCTGTTCGGCTCGCAGTTCATCACGTGGCGCGGCATTCCGCTGATCCCGTCGGACAAGGTGCCGGTGGCCGACGGCAAGAGCAAGATCCTGCTGCTGCGCGTGGGCGACAAGCGCCAGGGCGTGGTCGGCCTGTTCCAGCCGGGCCTGCCGGGCGAGCAAAGCCCGGGGCTGTCGGTGCGCTTCATGGGCATCAACAATCATGCGATCTCGTCGTACCTGATCTCGCTGTACTGCTCGCTCGCGGTGCTGACCTCGGACGCGCTGGCCGTGCTCGACGACGTCGAGATCAACAAGTACCACGACTATCCGGACACTTATAAGTAAGCGCGCCACGTGAGCCTCCTTTCGCCCCCCATCTCCCTGCCGGCGGACCGCGCCGCCGGCGTTCCCGAACCGTCCGGCGCGCCGTTCGATCCGGCCGCGCTGGCGCGCCTGGCCAACGAGTTCTTTTCGGCGCCGCCGTTCGCCCGGCAATTGAGCGTGCCCGGCGTGCAGGCGCCGGCCAATATCGCGCCGCCCGGTTCGCCGCTGGTCAGCCCGGCCGGCTTCGGTCCCAGCGTGCCCGGCACGCCGATACCGCAGGGACAAATTCCCGGCACCAACCTGATTCCGGCGTCGCCGACCCAGGTGCTGTCGCTGGGTAACAGCGCGCCTGCGTTGTTGCCGGCCGCGCAAGCCGGCAACGGCGTGCCCGACAAGGCGTTCGGCGCGATTCCGGCGTACGAGCCGCGCAACGGTGGCGCCGTGCTTGGCGTTCCGGAAGGCGCCGGCAACGCCGGGCCGCCGGCCGAAGCGTCGTCGTACTATTTCCTGAGCGAGCGCTACGGCCAGCCTGGCGCCGCAACGCGGCAGGCGCCGGCGCCGTCGTCGCCTTTGCCGCAGGGCGCGCCGCCGTCGCCGCAAGGTTACACGCCATCGTTCCCGTCGCCGCAACTGCCCGCGAGTCCTTCGTTGTCGCCACCCGCCACCGGCTTGCCGGGCGCGTCCGCGCCGGCGGCGCCGTCGCCATCGTCGGCGCCGCAGTATTACTTCGTCGACGCGGTGGTGCTGCCGAGCGGCTACGTCACCCCGGCCAAGCCGGCGCCGCACGGCGGCGCGCCATTGGCCGGCGGCGACCGCCATCCGCCGTTCGACGTGCACGCCGTGCGGCGCGATTTTCCGATTCTTCAGGAAAAGGTCAACGGCCGCCAGCTGGTGTGGTTCGACAACGCTGCCACCACCCACAAGCCGCAGTCGGTGATCGACCGCATTGCGTATTTCTACGCGCATGAGAACTCGAACATCCACCGCGCCGCGCACGAGCTCGCCGCCCGCGCCACCGACGCCTATGAAGGCGCCCGCGAGCGCGTGCGGCGCTTCCTCAACGCGCCCGAGGTCAACGAGGTCATCTTCGTGCGCGGCACCACCGAGGCCATCAACCTGGTGGCCAAGAGCTGGGGCGGGCAGCACGTGGGCGAGGGCGACGAGATCATCGTCTCCAATCTCGAACACCACGCCAACATCGTGCCCTGGCAGCAGCTGGCCGCCGCCAAGGGGGCGCGGCTGCGCGTGATCCCGGTCGACGACACCGGCCAGGTGTTGCTCGACGAGTACCGCAAGCTGCTCAACGACCGCACCAAGATCGTCGCCGTCACGCAAGTGTCGAACGCGCTGGGCACGGTGACGTCGGTCAAGGAAATCGTCGAGCTCGCCAAGCGCGCCGGCGCCCGGACCCTGGTCGACGGCGCGCAGTCGGTCTCGCATATGCGCATCGACGTGCAGGACATCGGCGCCGATTTCTTCGTCTTCTCCGGCCACAAGCTGTTCGGGCCGACCGGCATCGGCGTGTTGTGGGGCAAGCGCGAAGTGCTCGAGGACATGCCGCCATGGCAGGGCGGCGGCAACATGATCGCCGATGTGACGTTCGACAAGACCGTGTTCCAGCCGATTCCCAACAAGTTCGAGGCCGGCACGGGCAACATCGCCGACGCCGTCGGGCTGGGCGCCGCGATCGATTATGTGACGCGCATCGGCATCGAGAACATCGCTCGCTACGAGCACGACCTGCTGGTGTACGGCATTCGGGAGCTGGGCGCGATCAAGGGCGTGCGGCTGATCGGCACGGCCGCCGACAAGGCCAGCGTGATGTCGTTCGTGCTGGCCGGCTACACTACGGAAGAGGTCGGTCACGCGCTCAACGACGAAGGCATCGCCGTGCGCACGGGGCACCATTGCGCGCAGCCGATCCTGCGGCGGTTCGGCGTGGAGACGACG encodes:
- a CDS encoding sensor domain-containing diguanylate cyclase, producing the protein MSQSTINVSDPIAPAPAGADGGAGASKLVQLEGKKRPIRRAASLFLVAILCAICGLQFAYRSNARQTQLDESARATVNIARATAEHAERTIDIVGSVLFGVVERVERDGTGPSNFARLQALLQARVAQTSGLQGIFVYDEHGRWVITSLDKVDPGANNADRPYFQYHRTHAGRGVHIGTPVRSRSSGQWILPVSQRVDHADGSFAGVVLATVRTDYFQQYYNGFDIGKAGGIFIALDDGTLIARRPMLNNVIGSSLKGGAVFTLIDQGQDSGTAMRVALVDNVERLYSYRRVHGYPLVIAASLSKDEIFAQWWTDTWRQCGALALLLATLGWLGTRLIRQISLRDHLEIELRHSQAALQHSVAQLELLATTDPLTGLKNRRHLNERLESELARAARDGLPVALVMLDIDFFKRYNDTYGHLAGDACLKLVSDVVARAAQRTADIAARFGGEEFVVFLPNTELAGAHAVAEGICAAVRALGQPHRTSDFGVVTISAGVAACVPVRGAGCSPLIGVADRALYDAKHRGRNRVSPPLRSGHHPLPQPACADA
- a CDS encoding SufS family cysteine desulfurase, with product MPADRAAGVPEPSGAPFDPAALARLANEFFSAPPFARQLSVPGVQAPANIAPPGSPLVSPAGFGPSVPGTPIPQGQIPGTNLIPASPTQVLSLGNSAPALLPAAQAGNGVPDKAFGAIPAYEPRNGGAVLGVPEGAGNAGPPAEASSYYFLSERYGQPGAATRQAPAPSSPLPQGAPPSPQGYTPSFPSPQLPASPSLSPPATGLPGASAPAAPSPSSAPQYYFVDAVVLPSGYVTPAKPAPHGGAPLAGGDRHPPFDVHAVRRDFPILQEKVNGRQLVWFDNAATTHKPQSVIDRIAYFYAHENSNIHRAAHELAARATDAYEGARERVRRFLNAPEVNEVIFVRGTTEAINLVAKSWGGQHVGEGDEIIVSNLEHHANIVPWQQLAAAKGARLRVIPVDDTGQVLLDEYRKLLNDRTKIVAVTQVSNALGTVTSVKEIVELAKRAGARTLVDGAQSVSHMRIDVQDIGADFFVFSGHKLFGPTGIGVLWGKREVLEDMPPWQGGGNMIADVTFDKTVFQPIPNKFEAGTGNIADAVGLGAAIDYVTRIGIENIARYEHDLLVYGIRELGAIKGVRLIGTAADKASVMSFVLAGYTTEEVGHALNDEGIAVRTGHHCAQPILRRFGVETTVRPSLAFYNTFDEIDRMITVVRRLASAR
- a CDS encoding rhodanese-like domain-containing protein produces the protein MSVDVLSPALPPVLASIKADAAASQLPYAGGVAPAAAWELFSTKDVLLVDVRTGEERKFVGHVPDSLHVPWATGTALTRNPRFARELESKIGGKDSVVLLLCRSGKRSALAAEAATKAGLTNVFNVLEGFEGEIDARQQRGKADGWRFHGLPWVQD
- a CDS encoding serine acetyltransferase, which codes for MATFDITTIVQSLHEARHRWRQEQSRGSEPGGREFPSRNALAAIIDSLKGVLFPMRLGPPDLRQESEDFHVAHALDGVLHALLKQVRRELKYNAGLRGEPLRVVDSSVEHDIDQEALGAVRRFAAALPVIRSLLDSDVMAAYQGDPAARSVDEVLLCYPGVLAMIHYRIAHQLYTLGLTLLARIVSELAHGATGIDIHPGARIGAGFFIDHGTGVVIGETAVIGARVRLYQAVTLGAKRFPTDADGNLQKGLPRHPVVEDDVVIYAGATVLGLITIGKGAIIGGNVWLTHDVPPGGRIAQAESRVGAFANGIAAA